A window of Equus caballus isolate H_3958 breed thoroughbred chromosome 10, TB-T2T, whole genome shotgun sequence contains these coding sequences:
- the IL11 gene encoding interleukin-11, giving the protein MNSVCCLFLVVLSLWPDRTAAPGPPPGPPRASPAPRAELDSAVLLTRSLLGDTRQLAAQLRDKFPADGDHNLDSLPTLAMSAGALGALQLPGVLTRLRADLFSYLRHLQWLRRAGGPSLRTLEPELGALQARLDRLLRRLQLLMSRLALPQAPPEPPAPPLAPPSSAWGGIRAAHAILGGLHLTLDWAVRGLLLLKTRL; this is encoded by the exons GTGTTTGCTGCCTGTTCCTGGTCGTGCTGAGCCTGTGGCCAGATAGGACTGCCGCCCCAGGGCCACCTCCTGGCCCCCCGagggcctccccagcccctcgGGCTGAGCTGGACAGCGCCGTCCTCCTGACGCGCTCCCTCCTGGGGGACACTCGGCAGCTGGCCGCACAGCTG AGGGACAAATTCCCAGCCGACGGAGACCACaacctggactccctcccaaccTTGGCCATGAGTGCGGGGGCACTGGGAGCCCTGCAG CTCCCGGGCGTGCTGACACGGCTGCGCGCAGACCTGTTCTCCTACTTGCGGCACCTGCAGTGGCTGCGCCGGGCAGGCGGCCCTTCCCTGCGGACCCTGGAGCCAGAGCTGGGGGCCCTGCAGGCCCGGCTGGACCGCCTGCTACGCCGGCTGCAGCTCCTG ATGTCccgcctggccctgccccaggcACCCCCAGAGCCACCGGCTCCCCCTCTGGCGCCCCCATCCTCAGCCTGGGGAGGCATCCGGGCAGCCCACGCCATTCTCGGGGGACTGCACCTGACGCTCGACTGGGCAGTGAGGGGCTTGCTGCTGCTGAAGACTCGGCTGTGA